A portion of the Sphingobacterium spiritivorum genome contains these proteins:
- a CDS encoding heavy metal translocating P-type ATPase, with product METKYNIQVKEKCFHCGDQVEVTGFHLDDHDFCCLGCQTVYQILSSNNLESYYRYNAHPGKVNKTKRVDLSYLDEEEIASKLLDYKDDELAIITVYIPVIHCSSCIWLLEHLYKLNPAIVSSQVDFMKKQATIKFKHQEVSLRAMVTLLTDIGYEPKITLQDVVKEGQKLNQDNLVRKIAVAGFCFGNSMMLSFPEYFGMASFEKSYSAFFGYMNLLFTLPVLLYSASDYFRSAWLSLKQKRLNLDVPLALGIFVLFLRTAIEVLTVSGPGFGDTLCSLVFFILIGKWVQQRTYYHISFERDYRSYFPVAVTVISNEGDKPAPIGDLKVGDRILVRNNEIIPADAILLKGQASVDFSFVTGESKEVSKVLGEVVYAGGRQMAEAIELEVVKPVSQSYLTKLWNNESFKAYDKQFDTFIGFISKYFTLGLLLIAFVSSIIWLTGGDAGRAWGAFTAVLIIACPCALALSSPFTLSAALSIFDKNKFYIKNTAAIEQMAAIDTVVFDKTGTISSPTKSSLFYEGSLSKDEQIMLSSVCRNSSHPLSREIVRWLGVSSAVPLDYYAEIPGKGIQAVTGEFAFMVGSASFLEIRHQEEKGSAVYVMINGIVKGCFTLEQSWRPGLTSLVNKLEQNYELHLLSGDNDRRSDSLKLIFPVRSVLLFNQSPVDKLSAIEKWQNQGKSVCMLGDGLNDAGALRKANLGIAVSDDINNFSPGCDAILDGEAFEKLPKFFSFAKDAVKVIHMSFVISLTYNIIGLSFAVQGTMSPLFAAILMPISTVTIISFTSLVTRYYARRKKLL from the coding sequence ATGGAAACGAAGTATAATATTCAGGTAAAGGAAAAGTGTTTTCACTGTGGCGATCAGGTTGAAGTGACCGGATTTCATCTGGATGATCATGATTTTTGTTGCCTGGGTTGTCAGACCGTTTATCAGATATTAAGTTCAAATAATCTGGAAAGTTATTACCGTTATAATGCGCATCCCGGAAAGGTAAATAAAACAAAACGGGTGGATCTTAGCTATCTGGATGAAGAAGAGATCGCTTCCAAACTGCTGGATTATAAAGATGATGAGCTTGCCATTATTACAGTATATATCCCGGTGATTCACTGTAGTTCCTGTATCTGGTTACTCGAGCATTTGTATAAACTTAATCCTGCGATTGTTTCTTCCCAGGTAGATTTTATGAAGAAGCAGGCGACGATCAAATTCAAACATCAGGAAGTATCACTGCGGGCAATGGTGACATTGCTGACAGATATAGGATACGAGCCAAAGATCACGCTTCAGGATGTAGTCAAAGAAGGGCAGAAACTTAATCAGGATAATCTGGTTCGGAAAATAGCAGTTGCCGGCTTTTGTTTTGGCAATTCCATGATGCTTAGTTTCCCGGAGTATTTTGGAATGGCGTCTTTTGAGAAGAGTTATTCTGCTTTTTTCGGATATATGAACCTCCTGTTTACTCTTCCTGTATTGCTGTATAGTGCATCTGATTACTTTCGTTCTGCCTGGTTAAGTCTGAAACAAAAACGGTTGAATCTGGATGTTCCGCTAGCTCTGGGTATTTTTGTGTTGTTTTTACGTACAGCTATTGAAGTACTGACGGTTTCAGGTCCCGGATTTGGGGACACCTTATGTAGTTTAGTGTTTTTTATTCTGATCGGAAAGTGGGTACAGCAAAGGACCTACTATCACATCTCATTTGAGCGGGATTACCGTTCTTATTTCCCGGTAGCAGTAACTGTAATTTCCAATGAAGGAGATAAACCCGCACCAATCGGGGATCTGAAAGTTGGAGACCGTATTTTGGTTCGAAATAATGAAATTATCCCTGCAGATGCAATTCTGCTGAAAGGACAGGCTTCTGTGGATTTTAGTTTTGTAACAGGCGAATCCAAGGAAGTCAGCAAAGTGTTGGGGGAGGTGGTCTATGCCGGAGGAAGACAGATGGCGGAAGCAATCGAACTGGAGGTGGTGAAACCCGTATCCCAGAGTTATCTGACGAAACTATGGAATAATGAAAGTTTTAAAGCATACGACAAGCAGTTTGATACTTTTATCGGGTTTATCAGTAAGTATTTCACTTTAGGTCTTTTATTAATAGCATTTGTATCTTCGATTATCTGGTTGACAGGTGGAGATGCCGGTCGTGCATGGGGAGCATTTACAGCTGTTCTTATTATTGCCTGTCCGTGCGCACTGGCTTTAAGCTCTCCTTTCACACTTTCAGCGGCCTTGAGTATATTTGACAAAAACAAATTCTACATCAAGAATACCGCTGCTATTGAGCAGATGGCAGCTATAGATACTGTAGTATTCGATAAAACAGGTACTATTTCTTCTCCGACAAAGTCTTCCCTGTTTTACGAAGGATCTTTAAGTAAAGATGAACAGATAATGCTTTCCTCTGTCTGTCGCAATTCCAGTCATCCTCTGAGCCGTGAAATCGTTCGCTGGCTGGGTGTCAGTAGTGCTGTTCCATTAGATTATTATGCGGAAATTCCGGGAAAAGGTATACAGGCAGTTACTGGTGAATTTGCTTTTATGGTGGGGAGCGCATCTTTTCTGGAAATCAGACATCAGGAAGAAAAGGGATCAGCTGTGTATGTGATGATCAACGGAATAGTTAAAGGTTGCTTTACATTGGAACAATCCTGGCGACCAGGATTAACCTCATTGGTAAATAAATTAGAACAAAACTATGAATTACATCTGCTGTCAGGAGATAATGACCGGCGTTCGGACAGTTTGAAGCTTATCTTTCCGGTACGTTCGGTATTACTGTTCAATCAGAGCCCTGTAGATAAATTGTCTGCCATAGAAAAATGGCAGAATCAGGGAAAGTCAGTGTGTATGTTAGGTGACGGACTTAATGATGCAGGAGCACTGAGAAAGGCTAATCTGGGGATTGCGGTAAGTGATGATATCAATAATTTTTCTCCGGGATGTGATGCGATATTAGATGGAGAAGCATTTGAAAAATTACCGAAGTTTTTCTCCTTTGCAAAAGATGCTGTCAAGGTCATTCATATGAGTTTTGTGATTTCTTTGACATACAATATAATAGGGCTGAGCTTTGCAGTACAAGGTACAATGTCACCTTTGTTTGCTGCGATCCTGATGCCTATTAGTACAGTTACTATTATTTCATTTACAAGTCTGGTGACCCGGTATTACGCCAGACGCAAAAAACTGCTTTAG
- the hemN gene encoding oxygen-independent coproporphyrinogen III oxidase: MENKNIEHLIRKYNVAAPRYTSYPTVPFWENDRFNMPDWENRVKQTYISSGANGISIYIHLPFCEDLCTYCGCNTRITKNHKVEEPYITAVLKEWDMYKQIIGDTTLKISEIHLGGGTPTFFQPANLERLITGILEGNSCAEDASFSFEAHPANTTEKHLETLYDLGFRRLSLGIQDFDAKVQFVINRLQTVEDVERVAAQARAIGYTSINFDLIYGLPFQTENTITQTIDKALEMRPDRISFYSYAHVPWIKPGQRRFTEMDLPEGENKLRLYNLGKQMIRKEGYEDVGMDHFARPDDELFLASREGRLHRNFMGYADRYTPLMIGLGVSSISDAWTGFAQNVKTVEEYHHLIAEEKLPVVKGHLLTEEDEILRRYILHMMCRGEMKFEKDFKLNTPIKERLEPMFLDGLLTMGADNVCITEAGKSFLRNICMAFDERLQQSKEQNRLFSQAI, encoded by the coding sequence ATGGAGAATAAAAACATCGAACACCTAATCCGTAAATATAATGTGGCGGCACCCCGTTACACCAGTTATCCTACAGTTCCGTTTTGGGAAAATGACAGATTTAATATGCCAGATTGGGAAAATCGGGTAAAGCAAACTTATATAAGTTCCGGTGCGAATGGAATCAGTATTTATATTCATTTGCCATTTTGTGAAGATTTATGTACCTATTGTGGTTGTAATACCCGTATTACTAAAAATCATAAAGTCGAAGAGCCGTATATTACTGCTGTATTGAAAGAGTGGGATATGTACAAACAGATTATAGGAGACACCACTTTAAAAATCAGTGAAATCCATCTGGGCGGAGGAACTCCAACCTTTTTTCAGCCTGCTAATCTGGAACGGTTGATAACAGGTATTCTGGAGGGCAATAGCTGTGCTGAAGATGCTTCTTTCTCTTTTGAAGCCCATCCTGCAAATACAACTGAAAAGCATCTCGAAACGCTTTATGATTTGGGTTTTAGACGTTTAAGTCTGGGTATACAGGATTTTGATGCTAAAGTGCAATTCGTGATCAATCGTCTGCAAACAGTTGAGGATGTAGAGCGTGTCGCTGCACAGGCGCGGGCAATAGGCTATACTTCCATCAACTTTGATCTGATCTATGGTCTTCCTTTTCAGACCGAAAATACGATTACACAGACTATAGATAAAGCATTGGAAATGCGACCGGATCGCATATCTTTTTATAGTTATGCTCATGTGCCCTGGATCAAACCGGGTCAGCGCAGGTTCACGGAAATGGATTTGCCAGAGGGTGAAAATAAACTCAGACTGTATAATCTGGGAAAACAAATGATTAGAAAAGAAGGATATGAGGATGTAGGAATGGATCATTTTGCCAGACCTGATGATGAATTGTTTCTGGCTTCCCGGGAAGGAAGGTTACACCGGAATTTCATGGGATATGCGGATCGCTATACTCCGTTAATGATTGGGTTGGGGGTATCTTCTATCAGTGATGCATGGACTGGTTTTGCTCAGAATGTCAAGACCGTAGAAGAATATCACCATTTAATCGCAGAAGAAAAATTGCCGGTTGTAAAAGGACATTTGCTGACTGAAGAGGATGAGATATTGAGAAGGTATATCCTGCATATGATGTGTAGGGGGGAAATGAAATTTGAAAAAGATTTTAAACTGAATACACCGATCAAAGAGCGTCTGGAGCCGATGTTTCTGGATGGTTTACTGACAATGGGAGCAGATAATGTATGTATTACAGAAGCCGGAAAATCTTTTTTACGTAATATCTGTATGGCTTTTGATGAGCGTCTGCAACAGTCAAAAGAACAGAACCGATTATTCAGTCAAGCAATATAG
- a CDS encoding lactate dehydrogenase, producing the protein MKVVAYNIKPEEKEILVLANGKLHDLTLICNELNHSTVHYAIGKKAIIVSDDDILDKNILRELKALGVQYLITRSIGTLHIDTEEASLLNIKIANTPYENQTIEGVARQTIRNLNLWENGKCVGRACCCSNDCAALEDKSKHLKDGE; encoded by the coding sequence ATGAAAGTCGTTGCCTATAATATTAAGCCTGAAGAGAAAGAGATATTGGTACTTGCCAATGGAAAGTTGCACGATCTGACATTGATATGCAATGAATTGAATCATAGTACCGTCCACTATGCTATCGGAAAAAAAGCAATCATTGTGTCGGATGACGACATTCTGGATAAAAATATTTTGCGTGAACTCAAAGCGCTTGGCGTTCAGTATTTGATCACCAGATCTATCGGGACTTTACATATTGATACAGAAGAAGCCAGTCTCCTCAACATTAAAATAGCCAATACCCCTTACGAAAATCAGACTATAGAAGGCGTCGCCAGACAGACCATCCGTAATCTTAATCTCTGGGAAAATGGTAAATGTGTAGGCCGGGCTTGTTGTTGCTCCAATGACTGTGCTGCCCTGGAAGATAAATCTAAACATCTGAAAGATGGAGAATAA
- a CDS encoding response regulator: MDKKNILIIEDNFEIREGTAEILELTGNYNIITAENGKIGVDLAIKHLPDLILCDIMMPELDGYGVLYMLSKHEETATIPFIFLTAKSERVDMRKAMEMGADDYLTKPFDDLELLNAIESRLRKRGQLVAKTAPGHDGLQLSDEEQQILLKDLIESSRVKLFKKKQAIYESGDNPIFVYYLIKGRIRSFLYYMDGRELSTDIHIDRSFFGYESVLLNEKYSDNASALEDSEVALIAKDDFFELLYRKPAVTGKFIKLLSGNIREKEEKLLELAYDSVRKRVANALVDVAEKSEAEHEDEYLIRISRDDLAALAGTANETISRMLADFKDEKLIKKEGNAIRIFSVEKLRKIKQ, translated from the coding sequence ATGGATAAGAAGAATATCTTAATTATTGAAGATAACTTTGAAATTCGGGAAGGTACAGCTGAAATACTCGAATTGACAGGGAATTATAATATCATTACGGCTGAAAATGGAAAGATTGGTGTTGATCTTGCTATCAAACATCTTCCCGATCTGATTCTTTGTGATATTATGATGCCTGAGCTGGACGGCTATGGAGTGCTTTACATGTTGAGTAAACATGAAGAAACCGCTACCATTCCTTTTATTTTTCTGACAGCCAAAAGTGAACGGGTAGACATGCGAAAAGCGATGGAAATGGGGGCAGATGACTATCTTACCAAGCCATTTGATGATCTCGAACTGCTAAATGCTATCGAAAGCCGGTTGCGGAAAAGAGGGCAATTAGTAGCTAAGACTGCACCCGGACATGATGGTCTGCAATTGAGTGATGAAGAACAGCAGATACTTCTAAAAGATCTGATCGAATCTTCAAGAGTAAAGCTCTTCAAGAAGAAGCAGGCTATTTATGAATCAGGAGACAATCCTATTTTTGTTTACTACCTTATTAAAGGGCGAATAAGAAGTTTTCTGTATTATATGGATGGAAGAGAGCTTTCGACAGATATACATATAGACCGCAGTTTCTTTGGATATGAGTCTGTATTGTTAAATGAAAAGTACAGTGATAACGCATCTGCTCTGGAAGATTCGGAAGTGGCATTGATTGCAAAGGATGATTTCTTTGAATTACTTTATCGGAAACCGGCTGTTACAGGTAAGTTTATCAAACTGTTATCAGGTAATATCAGGGAAAAAGAAGAGAAACTTCTGGAACTGGCCTATGATTCTGTACGTAAACGTGTGGCTAATGCTTTGGTAGATGTCGCTGAAAAATCAGAGGCTGAGCATGAAGATGAGTATCTTATCCGTATCTCAAGAGATGATCTTGCAGCTTTGGCAGGTACAGCCAATGAAACGATAAGCAGGATGCTGGCTGATTTTAAAGATGAAAAACTGATCAAAAAAGAAGGCAATGCAATCCGGATATTTTCTGTAGAAAAATTGAGAAAGATTAAACAGTAA